The genomic region GACTGCTATGACTCCATTTTggttcataataataaaaagtaatactTGTCAAGTGGTATACTATTATGTTGCAGCCTGAGGGCTCGATTGCACTGTGGTTATATATGTGCATACACTGTAAAACATATGTTCTGAGATGTAACTTCGAAGACAGCGCATCTTTCTTGCCGTAGAAGGAGAATAAAATAAGAGGAAAAATCTTATAGCTGCTGCGTCTTTTCAGCTTCCTTCCTTGGAGGAATTAGAAGTTTAAAGAAGCAacaatatattgaaattcaaatccaCATAAGGACATGAAAATAGGGTAAGGAAAAACCAAAGTGGCCATGTTTCAAATGGTTTGTGAGCTGGTTTTCAAGGTATTTTGACATGTGAAGTTGTGAATTCTATTTCACACCTACATCTTTTCTGTAATATTATGCTTCTCCTATAACAAGGATCACATGGGATTCTGATGcagatttctttctttccttctttgttttttttttttttttggtttggtNNNNNNNNNNNNNNNNNNNNNNNNNNNNNNNNNNNNNNNNNNNNNNNNNNNNNNNNNNNNNNNNNNNNNNNNNNNNNNNNNNNNNNNNNNNNNNNNNNNNNNNNNNNNNNNTTGGGTTTGTGgggtggtgtgtgtgtttgggggggggggggactcTACTATGAACAATATGTGCCCATAACTTTGAAGTATTGTTTTTTCATTACAGCATGCTGAAGTTAATGtaattgattcaatttttgtgttgaCTGCAATTTCAGACTAAATTATAGCAGTAGAAGGTTGTGATGCAGCTACCAGTCAGACCTGTATAACTGGCAATCCATCACTTATTATACGAAGCCAATTTCACCAAGATTTTAGCCTGCAATATATGCCTGTTTAGAATCACAATTTCCTGGAGCATTTTAACCTTGACCCATGCCTTCGTGTTTTTCTCCTGATCCCTTGGCAACACTTGGGAAACATCAGAGCAGAGCTTTTGTGCCAGCCCATTCCTTGGACACAATCTAGTGTTTTTTCTGAtctttaaatatcttattttcttGCAACCTGGAATTATATACTAGTTACATCTGGATTCAAGCCTCTTTAGTCAAATCAAATCTGAAGTGCTTAAGACCATGCGACTTTTAAGATTTCAGATCACTTAAGCTCTCATGTGTCTTAAGTTGATTCATTGAGCATCGAGGTCTACAATTATTAGTCACTGTCCGGATATCACAGGCAACACAGTTCAGttcatattaattgaatcaGTGAGCCAAATCAATGAATTTCTTGTAGGAGGCAATCAAATCCAACAGAACAAGCCTTGAGCAGTACGTAGCAGCACTCTTTTACGAGGCAACATGCCTGTGTTCCAGGTTGATGAATTATATGACGTCAATGTCCTTGTCTAGCATGAGAATTATTTTACTTCCCAAAAGGTCTAAACCATGTCGATGCGCCCCCATCCGTCTAGTATGCCGATTAGGTTTTCAAGTTTTGCTATGACAATAAGACAGGGTTGtaatctattttctttttcaagcattttttttgtcatttatttgGCGTTGGCTTTGAATAGTTGCTTGATCCAAAATGCATTAATATCTGCAAGTTTAAGTACCTGATGATGATTGTGAAGcgaaaatgtgaaaaatacaGAAGAGCAAACATATACCAGTAACATAAATCCAAAAGCCAAAACAAGTAGTGTCACATTGGCTGGCATGAGAAAATAACCCTGtgtatataatacatatactTGCTACCAAACCCTATAGTTTGCAGACCTACACCGGCAACATGTAGCACAAAGGTTACCTCAACTGACAGACTATCTCAATATGTGTAATAGAATCAATATGCAGCTCTAACACTACGGTAACATCGTTGCAAACTCTAGTAACATGAGTGCGCTGCTCTAAGAATATTGCTGCAGTGTTTCAATGGTCATAAGAAAGCTTCAGCCACCTGACTTGCAGAAATTCTTTCCTGGGCAAGTGGCTGTGCTACTGTAGAATTCCCAATCCActgccaaaaaagaaaataataaaccGTGAGGAGTGGAATGGAAAGCAAACAGTAGTTAAAAAGTTGATGAATGATAACTCAAGAACCTGAACTGAGAAATGAATCAACTTGACCTTTTTGAAGAGTTATAAAGTACAGATTAGCTCATTGTGATTGTTTTTATCACGAGGATTCTTTAGGCAGAAGGACTATGAGAGATGAACGAACCTTGAGGCACATATTCCTTTTAGTGTCACAAACAGGATAATCATGTGGACAACAAGAACGGCGGTCTTGGCAACAGACAGCCGATTCTGCTCCACAACATTTCCATTTCAAGCATATTCCAAAAATATCTCGGGTACAGCAACAGGTTTCACCACTGGAGCAATAAGTGAAAAGGTTACATCTGACAGGACCAGGGGGCGGAGAGGGAGGAGGATTTGGGCTCGTCTTGATAGGATACGATGCCAGCAAGTTGATTCCGCAGAGCCCCTCTCCGTTCCCAGTATTTCTTTGCATGTGCATATAGCCATCCATTCCCCAGTATCTTCCCCATGAATTCTTTATAATCCAATAATCCTGTCCATCTTTAGAATCATAACCCACGATTAGTACTGCATGATCCAAAGAAGCGGAGCATGGGCCTGTAAATATCCCCTGCATTGATAATCGTATATAGGtgaacttaaatatatttgaatgaattaaCACGAAATATGTTGAAAAAGTGGCTTCCAGAACAGACCCCCGAGTACAATTGGAATGATTTTTCACTACCACATATACCAACACTGACAGGTTGAGTGGCGACAGCCTGCTGTAGCTTCTTCTCATTTTTGGCAGTTATATCAGCATAACTATCAATGGTTACAACGTGTTTTTTCAGCTGGAATGTAGATAAATAAGGGTTATTAAAATCAGTGAATATCATAGTTATGCATGCTCAAACTATAACTAAGAGCAGTTAGATTCTTGATTAGAAAATGATGGAAGTTAAAAGAatgaacaagaagaaagaaaacatggATACAATGAAAATGGGGAGAAGGGCAAGAATGAAACTTGAAACAGTATGAACATATTTACTTTCTCTTTCTTGCAAGTTCCTTCACGGCCTTGATAGGGGTAATCCTTCTCCGTATCgatccctttattttttattatgaattgatAAGCGTAATCCATGAGTCCTCCCCCACAGCCATCATTATAAGATTTGTCACAATCAATTAGCTCTTGTTCAGACAGACTGATGAGAGATCCTGTCACAATCTTATTAATGCCTTCAACTGCACCGGTGGTTGAGAATGACCAGCATGCACCTTAACCAGGAATACATAGTAAGTTGTTTCCTATTCTTTAACACAAAAGCAGGTAAATTTGTCATTGTAGTGTCTAGTTAGGATAGAATACATGCCCcaataaatgaaaaggaaatataCTTGTTTGGAGGTATATCTGCAACTAGAATCATAGTCTGCAAGATGGAGGATATATGATTTCTGACTACCTTGAGAATAAGTCCATTTTGTGTCTTCGAACAGTTTTTTCTCAGTTATGCAATAGATTTAGATGCCGCTCTTCAGCACCGTATTGatgcaaatatataaagttacaAAGAATAAAATGCAAGTGTGGAGAACATTTCCAAGTCTTCAGTTATGCTGCCTCTTAGATCTCCAGTATTAAAATGATTAACACAATGCCATCATGCCAAATAGGAGTACAAATAGGTGGAGTAGCGCAATGGCTTGAATATAAGCAATATTACTCCAGCAAagagtatataaatataagatcTTTTTCCCTTCATAACATCTCTATATCAATCTATGAAAAGGTGGAAAAGGAGATACAAAAGTAATGCATGTTCAACATTTAGCATATTCCACCAAATCTGACTGCTAAAGAAACTTTGAGGCAAAACTGAAAACTAGTTGAACGTGCATATGTATGAACATCAGGGAAACCGAGTAACAAAGGTAAAAGCACAGCCACACTCAGAAAATAAAGATTTGACGTGGAAATGAGTTAACATACTAGCGTATTTCTGAATTATATATTCAGTCCTACGAATGCTAGTTTTATACACACAACTATTCAAGCAGAGAAACAGAAAGGCCGTTGGTGTCGACAATTTGGGATTGAGTGAAAGCACATTATCAGTTAACATGATACAAAGAATTTATGCTGATTTTAGGCGCATTGATTCTTGggaataagaataaataagcCGTTTCCAAAATTAACTATACAATCATAATTCAACCATAGCATATAGAAATGGCAACAGAAAATTTGACACCATACAGACGCAGCAAGGGAGGGACGACAATTTCAGGAACCAATTACCCAAAGCTCTAGCCTTTACGCAGCACAACGAGATTAAAACAGAAACTTCTACATTAACAACAGATACACTACCAATCAAGAATCAGGAAACGGTGAATTCTCACATACCACAACTGCCCTGATCTTTCACTTCAGTAACAGCCCCTTGTTTCCTCCAATCAACAGAAGATGGAAGATCAGATTCTTTCACAAGATCGGGCCCTTCAATGCCAACCTGCTCACTATTCAATCTGATAGCTAAGTTGCTTGCAGAGAGCGAAAGCCCCAAATATTTGGCCTTGAACTCATGGTTAGTGAGATCAGCGAAGGCATTGAGAGAGAGCGTGTAAGAGGAATTAGGCCTTGCATTATGCAGAGTAACATATTCATAGTTTTGCTCGAATACTTTGAACCTCTGCTGTTTTTCTTGCTCGGAAGCGTATGTTTTCCCATATTCTTTGCACCAACTATCAAAAAGATGAGAAATTGATGAAGATTTGCATGTGGGCAGTTGGAAAAACAGCAGTAGAAGATGCATAAAAGGCAATAACCAACGCATTCTAGATAGAGGAGATTAGATTGAATTGCGTCGTTGTTTTCTCTTCTCAGTTCTTGGTTGGGATTGG from Sesamum indicum cultivar Zhongzhi No. 13 linkage group LG3, S_indicum_v1.0, whole genome shotgun sequence harbors:
- the LOC105159312 gene encoding zingipain-2 isoform X1 — protein: MRWLLPFMHLLLLFFQLPTCKSSSISHLFDSWCKEYGKTYASEQEKQQRFKVFEQNYEYVTLHNARPNSSYTLSLNAFADLTNHEFKAKYLGLSLSASNLAIRLNSEQVGIEGPDLVKESDLPSSVDWRKQGAVTEVKDQGSCGACWSFSTTGAVEGINKIVTGSLISLSEQELIDCDKSYNDGCGGGLMDYAYQFIIKNKGIDTEKDYPYQGREGTCKKEKLKKHVVTIDSYADITAKNEKKLQQAVATQPVSVGICGSEKSFQLYSGGIFTGPCSASLDHAVLIVGYDSKDGQDYWIIKNSWGRYWGMDGYMHMQRNTGNGEGLCGINLLASYPIKTSPNPPPSPPPGPVRCNLFTYCSSGETCCCTRDIFGICLKWKCCGAESAVCCQDRRSCCPHDYPVCDTKRNMCLKWIGNSTVAQPLAQERISASQVAEAFL
- the LOC105159312 gene encoding cysteine proteinase RD21A isoform X2, with translation MRWLLPFMHLLLLFFQLPTCKSSSISHLFDSWCKEYGKTYASEQEKQQRFKVFEQNYEYVTLHNARPNSSYTLSLNAFADLTNHEFKAKYLGLSLSASNLAIRLNSEQVGIEGPDLVKESDLPSSVDWRKQGAVTEVKDQGSCGACWSFSTTGAVEGINKIVTGSLISLSEQELIDCDKSYNDGCGGGLMDYAYQFIIKNKGIDTEKDYPYQGREGTCKKEKGIFTGPCSASLDHAVLIVGYDSKDGQDYWIIKNSWGRYWGMDGYMHMQRNTGNGEGLCGINLLASYPIKTSPNPPPSPPPGPVRCNLFTYCSSGETCCCTRDIFGICLKWKCCGAESAVCCQDRRSCCPHDYPVCDTKRNMCLKWIGNSTVAQPLAQERISASQVAEAFL